TTTCTATGAGGGTGACATGGCTGTCCTCGTCGGCCAGGCGCAATGGGTCAGCGAGATTGACCGCCTGGGTTTTGCCGCGGTCTGGGTGCGCGATGTGCCGTTGTTCGACCCTTCGTTTGGCGATGCGGGGCAAGTGTTCGACCCCTTTACCTATCTGGGCTACCTGGCCGCCCATACCCGGCAGGTTGCCCTGGTGACCGGCAGTGCAGTGTTCTCGTTGCGTCATCCGATTGACCTGGCAAAAGCCGCTGCGACGATTGACCGATTGTCCGGTGGCAGGCTGGTGATGGGCATAGCCTCGGGCGACCGTGCCGTGGAGTTTCCGGCCTATGGCCTGGAGCATGGCGAGCGTGCCGAGCGTTTTGCCCAGTCGGTGGATTACTTCCGGCAATTACTGGCGGCAACGGCGCCAGATATTCAGTCACCCCTTGGGCAGTTGAGTGATGCGTACTTGTTGCCCAAGCCGGTGACGGGGCGCATTCCCTTGATTGTCACCGGTTCGTCCCGCCAGTCGATGCAGTGGCTGGGAGAGCAGGCCGATGGCTGGCTGACCTACCCGGACAGCACCCATAACGTGATGGGGCCAAGGCGCCTGGCGGAAAAAATCCGCTCCTGGCGTGATGGGATTCCAGGCGGTGGCTTCCGCCCGCATATGACCAATGAATGGATAGACCTGGCCGATGATCCGGACTTCCCGCGTACCCCCATGCAAGGTGGCTACGTGCTCAAGACCGGGCGCAAGGGCCTGATCGAACTGCTTGGCGAGTGGCGTGAAGCGGGCGTCAATCATGCCGCCCTCGGGATCCAGATGGCCCAGCGCCCGGTGGCCGAGATCATCGAGGAACTGGCGCAAGAAGTGTTGCCGCTGTTTCCGACACCGACAGGCCCGGAGCCCCATCTGCAACAGTGGTAGCAGCGGGCGCTGTACAAGCGTCAGGGTCGGCCACTAAAATGAGAAGTATTATCATTGCCGCTCATTGGACCTGACATGTACGACGACAGCCTCGTCTCGCCCGTCGAACAACTCTACACCCGTCATCACCCCCTGGCTGCGCGGCTGGTTGCAGCGTCGCCTGGGGCACTGCGCCGATGCCGAGGACCTGGCGCACGACACCTTTATCCGCGTGTTGCGCACGCAGCAGGATGTGCGGGAGTTGCGCCAGCCCATGGCATTTCTTGCCGCGATTGCCAATGGTTTGCTGATCAACCGCTGGCGTCGCCAGGCCATTGAGCGGGCCTACCTCGAGGCGCTCGCCGCACGCCCCGAAGGCGAGGAACCGTCGCCCGAAACCCGTTACCTGATGATCGAAACCCTGTTGCAACTCGACTCGCTGCTGGTGGGCTTGTCGATGCAGGTGCGCAAGATTTTCTTTTTGTCCCAACTCGATGGCCTGACGTACCCGCAGATCGCTACGCAATTGAGCTTGAGCGTGGCCCAGGTACAGCGGGCGATGGGCAAGGCTTTCAGCGTGTGCTACGCGAGCCGGTTTGAATGAAGGGTGCTGCGGTTGCGCCGAACATCCGCGAAACGGCCATCGATTGGATTGTCAGGTTTGAGTCCGGAATGATGAGCCCGGCCGATCACCAGGCGTTGCAGCAATGGCGCCTGGCGAGCGCCGAGCACGAATACGCCTGGCAACGCGTCGCCAGCTTGCCGCTGGCGCTGCAGCCCGGCGCCAACCTGTTGGCGGATGCCACCGCGCGGCGGGCATTGGAAGCTGCCGGAGCTGATCCGCTGCGGCGCCGGCAGGTGCTCAAGTGCTTGTTGGGGCTGGGGCTGCTGGGTGGTCTGTCCTGGCAGAGCGCCGATTCAACGCTGGTGCGCTCAGCGTTTGCCACGTACCGCACAGCGACCGGTGAGCGCCGTCGCTGGGCCCCTGGCCGATGGCAGTTCGCTGTGGTTGAACACCGCCAGCGCCGTCAGCCTGGACTTCAGCGCAAACCTGCGCAGCGTGCAGTTGATCGAGGGCGAGATGGCGCTGGATGCACAGGTCGAATCGCACCCGGTGCAACTGGTTACGCCGGATGCGCTCCTGAGCAGCCGGGAGGCCAATCTGCTGGTGCGCCACGATCAGCAGGGTACGTGGATTACCGTATTGCGCGGCCTGGTCGACGTGAGTTCGCCGCGCAACCCGTCACCGGTCGCGGTGGCGGCGGGGTGGCAGACCCGGGTGGATCGCCAGGGTGTGGGCGCGCCACAGCGCACCGATGGGTTACTGGCCCAGGCCTGGCTGCGCGGGATTCTGCCTGCCGAGCGCATGCGCCTGGATGTGCTGCTGGCCGAACTTTCCCGTTACCGGCCGGGCGTCTTGCGCTGCAGCGAGCAGGTCGCGGCGTTGCGGGTGACCGGCAGCTTCCAGCTGTACGACACCGATGCCGCGCTGGCGTTGGTGGCCCATGCGCTGCCGGTGCGTATCGAGCGTCGTACCCGCTATTGGGTGACTGTGGTGCCGGTCTGAAAATTTTTTTACGTTCCCCCCGTAGTTTTTCAAAACTCGCTTGGCCTATGGGAATAACCCACCGAAACAGGTGGGCCTTCACCTCTAGGAGCCCTGCATGATTTCTCCCGCAAGTGTCTTGCGCACCCGCACATTGGGTCTGTTGCTACTCAGCCTGCAACCGTTGTACAGCACCGCGGTTTTCGCCCAGGCCGAGCGTCAGCCCTATAGTATCGACGCCGGTCCCTTGGACCAGGCGCTCTCGCGTTTCGGCGTGCAGGCGGGCATCAGCATGGCGGGCAGTTCGACCCTGACGGCGGGCAAGCGCAGCAACGGCCTGCACGGCGATTTCAGCACCGAAGCGGGCCTGGCGCAGTTGCTGGCAGGCACCGGCCTGAGTTTTCAGCGCCAGGCCGATGGCAGCTTTGAATTGCACCCGGCGACCAGCGCGGTGGTGCTGCCGTCGCAGAAAGTCACGGGCGAAGACCTGCAGAAGAAAGCCGTCTACTCCGCGCCACGTTCGTTCGTTTACATCTCCCCGGAAGAAGTGCAGCGCTTTGGCGTGATCTCCCCCGGCGACCTGCTCAAGGGCCAGCCTGGGGTGCAGGTGGGCGACAGCCGCAATGGCGGTGGCCTGGATGTGAACATCCGCGGGATCCAGGGGCAAAGCCGGGTGGCGGTCACGGTTGATGGCTCGCAACAGGCGCTGGATGTCTATCGCGGTTATGCGGGCACGCAACAGCGTAGTTACATCGACCCCGACCTGATCAGCGATGTGGCCATCGACAAGGGCCCCAGCCTGACCTCCAGCGCCATCGGCGGCACGGTGGCGATTCGCACCCTGGGTGTCGATGACATCCTGCGTGATGGCAAGAACGTGGGCCTGCGCCTCAAGGGCGACTTGTGGAACAACGGTGTCGAGCCGGCCTCGCGCAGCAGCCACTCGACCAGCGACAGCCTGTACGCCGAGCCGCACCAGAGCCGTGGCGGCCTGTTCGGTTCCGATTCGGAGTCGGGCAGCGCGGCGTTTGCCTACACCCACGAGCTGTTCGACGTGGTGGCGGCCTACGCCCATCGCAACCAGGGCAACTATTTCTCCGGCAAGCACGGCCAGGATCGCTACCGCACCTATGACCGCTATGGCCGCGAAAACATGACGGTGGCCACCACCTACAACCCCGGTGAAGAAGTGCTCAACTCCTCGGCAGAGACCGAATCGATCCTGTTCAAGACCACCCTGCGACCGGCCGACGACCACACCTTCGACTTCGGCTACAGCCAATACGACGGGCGCATAGGCGAGATCATGCCGTCGGACATCTTCCGTTTCGGCACCGGCGGTATCTACCAATACCCGCGCGGTCGCACCAAGATCGACACCTACACCGCGCGCTATCACTACCTGCCCACGGGCAATATGCTGGTGGACCTGACGACCAGCCTATGGATGACCGACGCCCAGACCAGTCAGTTGACCTCGGTAATGGCGCCCAAATCCCAGGCCTATCGCTCGGATCGCAACTGGACCCGCCAGGCCGACCGGCGCATCGGCGGGGACCTGGCCAATACCTCGCGATTTGACACGCAATACGGCGATTTCAAGCTGGACCTGGGCGGCTCGTTCCAGCTCGAGGAACTGCAGCCGCAAAAGAGCGTGGTCACCACGCAGCACGATATCAACGCCAATCGCAGCCTGCGCGACGGTTCGCGCAAGGAGTTCAGCCTCAACGGTAAGCTGGAGTACAAGCCGGTTGAAGAGCTGACGTTGTGGGGTGGCGGGCGCTATACCGACTACCGCAGCAAAGACCACGTGCCGCACGTCACCGCCCAGCGTGAGGAGCGTGAGGCGCGCTATGTGAACGTCATCAAGCCGGGACACTACGATTTCATGATGTGGTTCCCCGACGAGCACGGGCAGTACACCGATGCCACCGACCCACGGTTGAACAACGGGATTGTCTTCAGTAACACCAACCATCCGTTCGAAGGCACACCGTACAACGACTATGGCGGCTCGGGCACACGAGTCTTCCCGGCGAGTGTAGGAGAGGTGGTCACCGGTTATACGTACGCTAAGAAGCAAAGTGACAGTGCCCGTGCATTTTCTCCGGCCTTTGGCGTCAATTTCGAAGTGGCGCCAGATACCTTCCTCTATGCCTCTTACACCCAGGGACTGCGCATGCCCTCGTTGTTCGAAAGCAGCCTGGGCACTTTGCAGACCCTGCCCGGCAAAGGGCTCAAGCCCGAGCGCTCCAGTAACTGGGAAATCGGCGCGAGCACCCTGCAAAAAGGCCTGTTGGCCGACAACGACTCGGCGGCGATCAAGCTGGTGTACTTCAATAACAACATCAAGAACTACATCACCCGCTACTACGACCCAAGCCCCGGCAAGAATGGCCTGATGAACTTCAGCAACACCGACAGTTTCAAGACCAGCGGCCTGGAACTGCAATCGAACTACGACGCCGGACGGGTATTTGCCGACCTGTCCGCGACCTACTATCTGAAGACCGAGACCTGTGATTCGGCTTTCGCCGCACGTCTGCGCGCCAGCAGCACTCGCTGGAATGACCTGAGCGCCACGCCCAACTGCACGCCGGGCAGTTTCATGGGCTCATACACCAATACACAGAACCCCCCACGGACTTCCGGCAACCTGACCACGGGGTTGCGCTTCTTTGACCAGACGTTGACCGTTGGCGGACGGTTGACTTACACCTCTGGGCCGACAGTCACAGCCGACAAAAACTGGCAAACCGGTGCCACCACGCCGCAGTTGGTCTACCGCGAGGTGGCGCTGTTTGATCTGTTCCTCAACTACAAATGGCAGGATCACACCAACGTTAATCTGTCGCTGCAGAACCTGACGGACCGCTATTACCTGGACCCGCTGGCCCAGAGCTTCATGCCGGCGCCGGGGCGCACGTTGCGCATGGGGGTGGTGACCAAGTTCTGATTGCCTGGGTGTGTGGTATGGCCAAATGCTACGCCCGGCAGAGATCCCCTGTGGGAGCGGGCTTGCTCGCGAAAACGGTGCATCAGCAGCGGATGCCTGTACTGAAACCCCGCTTTTACAAGGTTAGAGAATGCTCGTAGGCGGCGGTCATGACGTGCCAGGTGTGGGGGTTGGCCGGGATCAGATGCTCGATGCGCAATGAGGTGACGGTGATGTCCTGGGGCATGCCGAAGGTGGTGAAGGTGGACATGAAGTCCAACTGGCCCTGCCGCGAGTTGATGCGCGTCAGCACCAGTGGCGGCAACTCATCGGTCAGTGCTGTCGAGCCTTGCGGCACCGGCAGGCTTTCCAGCAGCGTGGCCAGGGCTGGGTTGCCCAACGCTTCACGGGCCGCCCGTTGCCAAGCGAGGTTGCGGATTTCGTCGGCATTGAGCAAATGGTCGCCCAGGCCACCCGGTTGCAGCAGGGTCGTCAACAGGTTCAGGCCTTGTGCTGCGTCGGGCGCCAGGCCCACCAGGTCAAACAGGACCTGGGTACTGGCGTTGGCGGCGAGCACTTCCCAGTGGCTGCCCAGCACGATGGCCGGCGCCGGATTGTTGGCCTTCAGCACATGGTTGATGGCCTCCCGAATGGCATCCATCGCCGGCGCAGCCAGCGGCGTGGCCTCATAGCGTGGAGCGTAACCGGCCGCGAGGAACAGGCTGTTGCAGCGCTCCAGCGGTACGTCGAGGGCGCTGAGCAGGTTGTGCAACGTGCCAGGGCTGGCCTTGGCCCGGCCGGTTTCGATACAGCTCAAGTGGCGCTGGGAAATACCGCTGATCAGCGCCAACTGCAATTGACTCAACTTCGCCTGGCGACGCAGCAACCGCAGTTGCGTACCGGCGTCGGTATCGGGCGTGGCTCGGGGGAAAGGTGGGCGGCTCATGGGTCGACTCTGGCTGGGTGGGGGCGGCATGACCTCACAGGTCATTGAGAGGTTGGCGACGTTATCACTAATGTGCAGTTTATTGGGCCCCTCGCTCCGGTGAGAGGCTCTTTTGTGGAGAGGGGGACAAGCCCCCTTGCCACAGTCGCCCGCTTCACCATTACCTGATTAGAGGAAGGACCCTATGCACAGACCCTACATCGCCCTTGCCAGCCTGTTGGCGTTTTCCTTTTACACCCTGGGCACCTTGCTCTGGGCCGAGCAGTCGCTGCTGGCGTTCGGCCTGGAGTTGCTATCCAGGCCCGACACCGCCCAGGTGGTGATCGACCTGTACCTGATGGCGGCCCTGGCCTGTGTGTGGATGTGCCGCGACGCCCGCGCCAGGGGCCGCTCGCTGGCCAGTGTGTTGCCTTATTGGCTGCTGACGGCGGTCTTCGTCTCGGTCGGGCCACTGTTGTATATCGTGGTCAACGGCTTTGCCAGGGATCGGCAATGAACAGCCCCCTGCAGCTGTTCGCCCTCTGTGTGCTGGTGCTGTTTATCAAAATGCTGGCGATCTCCTGTTACCAGGGTTTTTTCCGCCTCAGGCACCGTGCGTTCACCAATCCTGAGGATGCCGGTTTCTTCCAGCGCCAGGCCCATGGGCAGGAACTGCTGCCGGTCAGGCGGGCGGCGAAAGCCTGGGCCAATGACCTGGAAAACATTCCGCTGTTTTTTGTTCTCGGCGGGCTGTGCCTGGCGCTGGACGCCCCGGCAGTCGCGACGGCCTGGCTGTTTGGCCTGTTCACCGTCGCGCGAGTAGTGCATACCTTGATGTACCTGGGCGGCCGCCAGCCCTGGCGCACCCTGGCCTATGGCGTTGGCCTGACATGTCTGCTGGGGCTGGCGGGGTTGATCGGCGCCGCGCTGTTGCCTATTTGATAGGGTATTTGCCGAACGCCGGGTGTTGCTCGGCCCATTGGGCGTGGCGTTGCAGGTTGGGAAAGTCCTCGGCCTTGACCACCGAGGGCACGGCGTACCGGGAAAACGACCAGGCCACCGCGACACTCAGCGACGCTTGGTTTAAAGACTGGCCTGGAGCGTTGGTCAGCAGTTTTTCCAGGCCCGAATAGGCCGCCAGCAGTTGCCCGGTCACCCGCTCCAGCCACGGCTGATGCAGTTTTTCTGCGGGCCGCAGGTTGTGTTCGTAGTAAATCTGCACGCTCTTGTCACAGGCAGCCAAGGCCAGGCCGATCACTTGCAGGTCCCGCGCGCGGGCGGCAGCGGTCTGGGGCAGCAGCTTTTTATCGGCTGGCGCCAGGGCTTCGAAGTAATCCAGGATCAGGCTGGAGTCCATCAGCACCGTGCCGTCGTCGAGTACCAGTGTCGGGGCCTTGACCACTGGGTTGATTCTGGAAAATTCGGCGAAGGTGCTGAATACCGACAGCGACTGCTGCTCAAAATCGACCCCGTACAGATCCAGGGCAATCGCTACGCGGCGCACATAAGGTGAGTCGAGCATGCCAACCAGTTTCATGAAGCCTCCATTGCTGATGGTGTGATTGTTAATTGCGGATTACTTTATAGCGGCCAAAGTCCTTTCAATATCCATATTTTTTACCTTAAAAGGTTAGTCGAACTTACATGAGTGCTTTTCCGCCCTTGACCTCCCTGCGCAGTTTCGAAGCCACCGCCAGGCTCGGTAGCGTCACCCTGGCGGCCAAGGAGTTGCATGTCACCCATTCGGCCATCAGTCAGCAGATCAAGGTGCTGGAGCAAATCGTCGGGCTCACACTGTTTGTGCGCGAGGGGCGCGGTCTGCGGATCAGTGAAGATGGCCGGTTGTATGCGTTGCAGATCCGCCAGGCCCTGGGCGATATCGCCGACGCGACACGCTTGATCCAGGCCCAGCCCAAGCGCGATGAGCTGGTGGTGGCGGTGTTGCCCTCATTTGGACGCTCCTGGCTGCTGCCGCGACTACCGGCGTTCCAGCGCCTTTATCCGCATATCAGCATTCGCTTGCAAGCCACCCTGGCTATTACCAACTTGCATCAAGAGTCGGTGGACATGGCGATCCGCATGGGCAAGGGCGAATGGGAAGGGGTGGAGCAAAAACTGCTGTTTCACGACGAAGTGGTGGTGGTCGCGGCGCCCCACTTCAACGGCGGGCAATTGCCGCGAACCCCCGAACAAATCGTGCGCAGCCCGATTATCTACAGCAACGAATCCTGGCAGCCGTGGTGCCAGGCCGCTGGCATTGAAATGAGCACCGAACGCAAAGGCCTGTGCAGCAATGACTCCAACCTGGTACTGGAAGCGGTCCGGCTGGGCCAGGGCATCGCCCTGGAGCGGCGTAGCCTGGTGCATGACGCCATCGTGCGCGGGGAGCTGGTGCAGCTGTGCGATATCAGCGCGCCGTATGCCTACCCGTATTGGTTGGCCTGGCCACCTCGGGAAAGCTCGGAAAGCAAACAGCGGGTGTTTTCCGAGTGGCTGCATGGGCAAGTGCAGTGCTATACGGCGCAATTGGCGAGCTAGACGAACGGCTGGCCGCTGAACCCGCGTGGCAGGCGCTGCAGGCCGGGCAGGGCGGTCAGGCGTTGGGTCCAGGCGCTGCGCCAGTCATTGCTGGCCTGGCCCGAGCGGGCCTTGCGTGCCGCGCGGCGCGATGCATTGCGCTGGTTGCGGCGGGCCTCTTTGTAGGCGTCGGTGTTACGGCAGGTGCGGCATTTGACCCGGTTCAATTCGACCGTGCAGGTGAGGTTATTGCCGTGATGGCCGCAAGCGAGGTGCCCGGCGACCTTGAAGTGAGTGACCATGTCAGCGTCTCCTTCTGTAAGGGTACGCGGCACCGTAAATCGGGTGATGCTCGCGCTCAAGGCCAGACCGGTTGAGGCCGTGCCCTTATATTTCCGACCGCACGCGCTGGCCAGCGTTCACCCCATGTCTTGACGCGTCGAATCTGAAGAATTCTCCCAGCCGTGACAGGCCCGCGGCGGATTTGCTGGGGCGCAGGCCCGCCGGCAAAACCACGCTTGCTGGCTGATCTTGGCGTTATAGGCAGCAGGGACTATTGTTGGTTGTCTGGCGCACAGCCCATAGGAGGGCGATACCATGAACACCAGTGCTCTACTAGAACAACTGCTACGTGCAGGTCAAGCCTCGATGTCCCAGCAAGGCAGTTCGGCGGCATCCCAGGGCGGCGCGGGAGGGCTCGGTGGGTTGGGCGGTCTGCTCGGTGGTTTGCTCCGGGGCGGCGGCTCCGCACCCTCTGCGTCCGGCGGTGGTGGCCTGGGCGATCTGCTGGGTGGCCTGGGTGGGATGTTGGGCGGGACCCAGACGGGCGGTTCGACCCAGACACGTAGCGGCGGCACCAATTATGCGGCCTTGGCCTCATTGGGGATGATGGCGTTCCAGGCGTATCAAGCCTGGCAACGCCAGCAGGCCTCGGCGCCGCAACAGGCGTTGCAGACGGTTGATCAACTCTCCGGCGCCGACGTCGAGGCGCATAGCCATGCAGTGCTGCGTGCAATGATCGCGGCGGCCAAGGCAGATGGGCGGATTGATGAGAAAGAAGAGTTGTTGATCTCAACGGAGATCAAGCGCCACACCGACGATCCCGACTTGCAGCAATGGCTCGATGCCGAAGTCGCCAAGCGATTGGATGCGAAAGACTTTGCCGAATATGCCGGTGACCCCGCAGTAGCCGCTGAGGTCTACCTGGCCAGCGTAATGCTGGTGGATGACCAGCAGGAGGCCGAGCGCAGCTACCTGGACGATCTGGCGGCTGAGCTGGGCATCGAGCCTGAGTTGCAACTGCACCTCGAACAGCAAGCCAAACCAGCCTGATACCCCCTATAGACGCTGCCTCGCGCAGCGAAACAGCGTCTACATCAGTCTTTCAGAATCGCAGAGTCGCCCCCCGTGGTCAGCCAGCGGTCGCGATCCCCTGTGAGGTTGCGTCCGACCACCAGATCCACATCCACCTGCTTCCCCAGATGCAGCCGCGGCCCGGCCTGCCAGGCCTGGTCGCCGTGTTGCTGGCCATAGCGCTCCGCCAGCAGCGTCAGCGAGTCCGCCAAGCGGTATTCCAGGCCGGTGCCCCAGGTCAGCCGCTGGTTTTGTTCGCCATCGTCATAGGCGTGGCTCCAGCCGACATTGAGGTTCAGGCGCAGCGTCTCAAACGCTTGCCAAGTCAGCGGCACGCCCAGGTCTGCGCCGTCGAATGGGTGCCGGCGGTCCACTGCGATATGCGCCGCCGCCGCCCAGGCGATCTCCACGCCCGCATCCTGCCAGGCCCACAAAGAACCCTTGAGCTGCGGGCTGAGCTGGGTCTGCTCGGGGTCATCCTCGATGGCAGCGCCCCATTGCAGGTTGGGCAATGCACTGGATGTGCAGGCGGCGGAGAGGGTGCTGCGCTGGGGTGAGCGGGTGTAGCCGGCGTCGACATTGCATTCGCCAGGGGCGTTGATCGCGCCATCGTCCACCACATAAGTACCGCCTGCGGCAAAGGCCTTGGACAGCAGGCCGACGGCCAGGGTGGTGACGATAAAGATCAGGTTGCGGCGCAGCGCCCGTTGCCGCGACGCCGGTAGCCAGGTGAAGGCCGAAAGTAGGGAGTGTTTGTGCATGGGCTCATGTTCCAAGTGAACGAGTTATCTGTAGTAATTGGGCGTGGCGAGCGTTTTTTTGTGGCGAGCGGGCTTGTCGGAACGCCGCATCGCCCGCGCTGGGCTGCGAAGCAGCCCTAATAGAGTCAATGAGTTCTATCAGATAGCCCAAGGTGGCAGGTTTTGGGGCTGCTTCGCAGCCCAGCGCGGGCGATGCGGCGTTCCGACAAGCCCGCTCGCCACAACAGGCCCGCTTAGCGCCGCAAACTCAGTACCACTGCTTGAAGCGGCGGATGTAGAGGGTCTTCATCAGTTGCGCCACGCAGCAGTAGGCGAGCAGGGTGCCGACCAGCCATGGGAAATACGCCCAAGGCAACGGTTGCAGGCCCACGAGGGTGCCCAGGGGCGAGAACGGCACATAGATCCCCAGCGCGATCACCAGGCCGGTCATCAGCAACACCGGCCAGGCCGCCGTGCTCTGGAAGAACGGGATCTTGCGGGTGCGCAGCATGTGCACCACCAGGGTCTGGGAGAGCAGCCCTTCGACGAACCAGCCGGACTGGAACAGGGTCTGCATTTCCACGCTATTGGCCGAAAACACGTACCACATCAGGGCAAAGGTGGTGATGTCGAAGATCGACGAGGTCGGCCCGATCCAGATCATGAAGCGCCCGATGTTCTGCGCGTCCCACTTGCGTGGCTTGGCCAGGTATTCCTTGTCCATCTTGTCCCACGGCAAGGCCAGTTGGGAGATGTCGTACATCAGGTTTTGCAGGAGCAGGTGGATCGCCAGCATCGGCATGAAGGGAATGAACGCACTGGCTACCAGCACCGAGAACACGTTGCCGAAGTTGGAACTGGCCGTCATGTTCAGGTACTTCATGATATTGCCGAAGGTCTCGCGGCCTTTAAGTACGCCCTCCTCGAGGACCATCAGGCTCTTTTCCAGGAGGATGATATCGGCCGACTCCTTGGCAATATCCGTTGCGCTGTCCACCGAGATGCCGACGTCGGCATCGCGCAGGGCTGGCGCATCATTGATCCCGTCGCCGAGGAAACCCACGGTGTGACCGTTGGACTGCAGGGCCTTGAGCACCCGGGACTTTTGCAGCGGGGTCAGCTTGGCGAACACCGTGCGCTGTTCGACCTGCTGCTTGAGAGTGGCATCGTCCATGGCCTCGATGTCCACGCCCAGCAGCGGCTCGCCGGGCTCCAGGCCGACCTGGCGGCAGATGGTGCGGGTGACCACGGCGTTATCGCCGGTCAGCACTTTGACGGCGACACCGATCTCTTGCAGCGCTGCAATGGCCGGGCCGGCGGTTTCCTTCGGCGGATCGAGGAAGGTCAGGAAGCCATGGATCACCAGGTTGCGTTCATCGGCGGGGGTGTATTGCTGGCGCGCCAGGGCCTTGGGAATGTTGCGGGTGGCCACCACCAACACGCGGAAACCGTCTTCGTTGAACTCGCTGGCAGTGTGCAGCAACTCCTGACGACGCCGCTCATCCAGGGCCACGGCGCTAGTGCCTTCCATCACATGGGTGGCGATATCGAGCATTTCTTCCACGGCGCCCTTGCACACCAGCAGGTGATCGCCATGGCTGTCCTTGACCACAATCGACAAGCGGCGGCGGACAAAGTCGAAGGGCAGTTCATCGACCTTGCTGTAGGCAAACGGCACCTGGAACTTTGGATTGTGCTGGGAGAATGCAAGCACCGCCTGGTCCATCAGGTTCTTCATGCCGCTTTGGTGATGGCTGTTGAGCCAGGCCAGGGACAGTACTTGGTCATCCCGCTGGCCGAACGCATTGACGTGGTGTTCGAGGATGATTTTGTCCTGGGTCAGGGTGCCGGTCTTGTCGGTGCACAGCACGTCCATCGAACCGAAGTTCTGGATCGCATTCAGGCGCTTGACCACCACTTTGCGCTTGGCCATGGCGTTGGCGCCCTTGGCCAAGTTGGCGCTGACGATCATCGGCAGCATTTCCGGGGTCAGGCCCACGGCCACCGCCAAGGCAAACAGGAAGGCGTCGCCCCAGTCGCCCTTGGAAAAGCCATTGAGGAAAAACACGATGGGCACCATCACCAGCATGAAGCGGATCAGCAGCCAACTGACGCTGTTCACCCCGCGGTCAAAGGCAGTCTGCACCCGCGAGCCAACGATGGCCTTTGCCAGCGAACCGAAATAGGTACGTGGCCCGGTCGCCACCACTACCGCCTGGGCGCGGCCGCTGACCACGTTGGTGCCCATGAAGCAGATGTTGGGCAGGTCCAGCAGGTTGCTCTGGTCGGCGGCGCCGAGGGTGGCGGATTTTTGCGTGACGTCGCCCAGGGTGTCGTACTTCTCCACCGGCAAGGCTTCACCGGTTAGCACAGCCTGGCTGATAAACAGATCGCGGGACTCGATCAGGCGGACATCGGCCGGGATCATGTCGCCAGCCGACAGTTGCACGATATCGCCGGCCACCAGATCACGCATCGGCACTTCGCGCAGGGTGGGCTTGGCGCCGACCTGCTCACGGCGCAGCACCGTGGCAGTGGTGCGCACCATCGCCTTGAGGGCTTCGGCGGACTTGGCCGAGCGGTGTTCCTGCCAAAAGCGCAGCAGGCTGCTCAGGGCGACCATGGTCATGATGATGATGACCTTGGTCAGGTCCACTTCCTCACCGGCGCGCAGCGGCAGCCAGTAGTCGGTGACAAAGCTGATCACCGCGAGGGTCAGCAACACGTAGATAAACGGGTTGTTCAGGGCCTGGAGGAACTGCACCATCGCGTGGGGCGGCTTGTCGTGGGCCACCTCGTTATAGCCTTCGCGCTGCAGGCGGGCGTTGGCGTCCAGTTCGGTCAGGCCGTCCTTGGTCGCCCGGACGTTGGCCAGGGTGGCCGCCAGGCCGTTTTGCGCTTCGCGGGCGGCGCGCATCGACAGTTTGCTGGCGTTGGCGGTGGTGTTGTCTGGACGTTG
The Pseudomonas hygromyciniae genome window above contains:
- a CDS encoding helix-turn-helix domain-containing protein; translated protein: MSRPPFPRATPDTDAGTQLRLLRRQAKLSQLQLALISGISQRHLSCIETGRAKASPGTLHNLLSALDVPLERCNSLFLAAGYAPRYEATPLAAPAMDAIREAINHVLKANNPAPAIVLGSHWEVLAANASTQVLFDLVGLAPDAAQGLNLLTTLLQPGGLGDHLLNADEIRNLAWQRAAREALGNPALATLLESLPVPQGSTALTDELPPLVLTRINSRQGQLDFMSTFTTFGMPQDITVTSLRIEHLIPANPHTWHVMTAAYEHSLTL
- a CDS encoding LLM class oxidoreductase — encoded protein: MNCTVTSGADASAFANHPGYRRMFAPDQLTLGIFLPLRFYEGDMAVLVGQAQWVSEIDRLGFAAVWVRDVPLFDPSFGDAGQVFDPFTYLGYLAAHTRQVALVTGSAVFSLRHPIDLAKAAATIDRLSGGRLVMGIASGDRAVEFPAYGLEHGERAERFAQSVDYFRQLLAATAPDIQSPLGQLSDAYLLPKPVTGRIPLIVTGSSRQSMQWLGEQADGWLTYPDSTHNVMGPRRLAEKIRSWRDGIPGGGFRPHMTNEWIDLADDPDFPRTPMQGGYVLKTGRKGLIELLGEWREAGVNHAALGIQMAQRPVAEIIEELAQEVLPLFPTPTGPEPHLQQW
- a CDS encoding MAPEG family protein, which translates into the protein MNSPLQLFALCVLVLFIKMLAISCYQGFFRLRHRAFTNPEDAGFFQRQAHGQELLPVRRAAKAWANDLENIPLFFVLGGLCLALDAPAVATAWLFGLFTVARVVHTLMYLGGRQPWRTLAYGVGLTCLLGLAGLIGAALLPI
- a CDS encoding TonB-dependent receptor, which encodes MISPASVLRTRTLGLLLLSLQPLYSTAVFAQAERQPYSIDAGPLDQALSRFGVQAGISMAGSSTLTAGKRSNGLHGDFSTEAGLAQLLAGTGLSFQRQADGSFELHPATSAVVLPSQKVTGEDLQKKAVYSAPRSFVYISPEEVQRFGVISPGDLLKGQPGVQVGDSRNGGGLDVNIRGIQGQSRVAVTVDGSQQALDVYRGYAGTQQRSYIDPDLISDVAIDKGPSLTSSAIGGTVAIRTLGVDDILRDGKNVGLRLKGDLWNNGVEPASRSSHSTSDSLYAEPHQSRGGLFGSDSESGSAAFAYTHELFDVVAAYAHRNQGNYFSGKHGQDRYRTYDRYGRENMTVATTYNPGEEVLNSSAETESILFKTTLRPADDHTFDFGYSQYDGRIGEIMPSDIFRFGTGGIYQYPRGRTKIDTYTARYHYLPTGNMLVDLTTSLWMTDAQTSQLTSVMAPKSQAYRSDRNWTRQADRRIGGDLANTSRFDTQYGDFKLDLGGSFQLEELQPQKSVVTTQHDINANRSLRDGSRKEFSLNGKLEYKPVEELTLWGGGRYTDYRSKDHVPHVTAQREEREARYVNVIKPGHYDFMMWFPDEHGQYTDATDPRLNNGIVFSNTNHPFEGTPYNDYGGSGTRVFPASVGEVVTGYTYAKKQSDSARAFSPAFGVNFEVAPDTFLYASYTQGLRMPSLFESSLGTLQTLPGKGLKPERSSNWEIGASTLQKGLLADNDSAAIKLVYFNNNIKNYITRYYDPSPGKNGLMNFSNTDSFKTSGLELQSNYDAGRVFADLSATYYLKTETCDSAFAARLRASSTRWNDLSATPNCTPGSFMGSYTNTQNPPRTSGNLTTGLRFFDQTLTVGGRLTYTSGPTVTADKNWQTGATTPQLVYREVALFDLFLNYKWQDHTNVNLSLQNLTDRYYLDPLAQSFMPAPGRTLRMGVVTKF
- a CDS encoding DUF2834 domain-containing protein; amino-acid sequence: MHRPYIALASLLAFSFYTLGTLLWAEQSLLAFGLELLSRPDTAQVVIDLYLMAALACVWMCRDARARGRSLASVLPYWLLTAVFVSVGPLLYIVVNGFARDRQ